The DNA region CCCATCCCCTATATCGGCCTCTATTCCTATGGAGAAATTGCACCTGCAGACTATAACTCCGCGAGTCGCATCCATAACATGACCTTTGTTACCCTGCTATTGGGTAGTGGGAGCAACTACCCAATCGATTCGTAAAAAGGTATTTTTTGATAATGGATGGAATTTTGGGATGACTTGATGGATGATAGCAGTGGCCAACAGACGATTAAAGAACTGGAAAAAGCCAACCGCATTCTTCAGAAAAAGTTGCAACAAATGGAACGAACATTGTTGCAACTGGAAGGGGCTAATGCTCGCAAAGAATCGATGCTGGAACAGGTGATTGCAGAGCTAAAGGAGAGTGAAGAACGGTTTCGCTTAGTCGTGGAACAGACGAGACAATTGATTTACGACTATGATGCGGCATCGGAGCAAATTCGCTGGGAAGGAGCAATTCAGGAGATTACAGGTTTCTCGCCACTGGAGTTCAAAAAAATCAATGTCTCAACCTGGCTCGATCAGATACACCCTAACGATCGCACTATCGCTGCCCAAGTTTTTGAGCAGGCCCGGCACCAGGGAGAGCATTACCATGTGGAATATCGCTTTCGACGAGCTGATGATAGCTATATCCCATTGGAAGATTACGGTGTTTGCCTTTCCCAGGGAAATTCTTATCGCCTGGTGGGTGCCATTAATGATATCAGTGAATTGAAGCAGGCCCAGGCCCAATTGGTACAACAGGAGAAGATGTCCTCATTGGGACAACTTGTGGCAGGAATTGCTCATGAAATTAACAATCCTGTCAGTTTTATCTACGGCAATCTCAACCCAGCTAGAAATTATATCCAAGATTTGCTGAGACTGATTCATCTCTATGAAGAGCATCATCCTAATCCAGATCCTGCCATTCAAGCAGAAATGGTCGCGATCGATCTCGATTTCCTCAAAACTGATTTACCCCGGTTACTGGCATCAATGGAAATGGGTGCAACCCGAATCAAGGATATTGTGCTGTCTTTACGCACCTTTTCGCGTCTGGATGAAGCAGATTTTAAATCAGTAAATATTCACGAAGGTCTCGATAGCACGTTAGTGATTCTTGATCACCGTTTGAAAGCGCAACCTGACCGTGATGCCATTCAAGTAATCAAAAGCTATGGTAACTTACCTAAAATCGCGTGTTATCCAGGACAACTCAATCAAGTCTTCATGAATATTCTGGTAAATGCGATCGATGCTCTGGAAGAACTCAACCCGCCTCAGCCTATAATTCATATTCGCACTGTGCAAGTGTGCGATCGCCAAATTGCAGTTCATATTGCTGATAATGGTCCTGGCATTCCAGACACCATTCAGAAATCATTGTTTGATCCATTTTTCACTACTAAAACTGTTGGCAAAGGAACGGGATTGGGATTAGCGATCGCTCGTCAAATTGTTGAAGAGAAACATGGTGGGACGATCTCAGTCACGTCTAAAGTGGGTGAGGGAACAGAGTTCAGGTTGACATTGCCACTTCTCTGATGAGGAACTTCACCCCAGAACAATGCTGCAAAGCAGCGAGTGGAGTAGGCGAGCGACGAATCACCAATAAGTCTGTGGTACAGGTGTTGCTGGGCAAAAGTTCCCAGGACACGGCGAGAATGCCACCTGTCGGGAGGGATAAGCCACCGCTACCTCGCGTTAGCAGGTGGGGGAGCATTCATAACCGAACTAAGCTAGGCGGTTATTACTATAACTGCAGAATAAGAGGATTGTTCACATTTCGTTACATTAAGGATATGGAATTGTCCTGAGCCAGCTTTATTGATGCAAGAAGTTGTTGGCCCAATTCCTTTAGTGAGGTAACGAAATGAACAATAACATTCGTATCGGAAGCCTGTTTGGGATTCCCTTCTATATCAATCCCTCCTGGTTCCTGGTGTTAGGACTGGTGACATTCAGCTATGGCAGTGGTTTAACCGCCCAATTTCCACTCCTACCGGGTGGTCTGGCCTGGATGTTGGGTTTAATAACAGCGCTGCTACTGTTTGCGTCGGTACTGGCCCATGAATTGGGACACAGTTTGGTGGCACTCAGACAAGGGGTGGGCGTGAAGTCGATCACGCTGTTTCTGTTTGGTGGATTGGCCAGCCTGGAAAAAGAATCTAAAACTCCAGCAGAAGCGTTTTGGGTGGCGATCGCTGGGCCGCTCGTTAGTCTATTGCTGTTTGGCACTATTACAGCCCTGACCACTGTGACTCATGTAGCAGGCCCACTGGCCGCAATTCTGGGTACGGTGGCTTACATCAACTTGGTGCTGGCGTTGTTTAACCTGATTCCCGGTTTGCCGTTGGATGGGGGCAATATTCTGAAAGCGATCGTCTGGAAAGTGACGGGCAATCCGTATAAAGGCATTCAATTTGCCAGTCGCGTGGGGCAATTGTTTGGTTGGGTTGCGGTGATCTCTGGTTTACTACCGCTGATTCTGGCAGGCAGTTTCGCGAATATCTGGAACCTGCTGATTGGTGGCTTTTTGCTGCAAAATGCTGGACGCTCGGCTCAATATGCTAGATTGCAGGATTCCTTAATCGGCCTGACTGCGGCGGATGCTGTAGACCCCAACGGCCCGATCGTGTCTGAGCA from Leptodesmis sichuanensis A121 includes:
- a CDS encoding site-2 protease family protein — protein: MNNNIRIGSLFGIPFYINPSWFLVLGLVTFSYGSGLTAQFPLLPGGLAWMLGLITALLLFASVLAHELGHSLVALRQGVGVKSITLFLFGGLASLEKESKTPAEAFWVAIAGPLVSLLLFGTITALTTVTHVAGPLAAILGTVAYINLVLALFNLIPGLPLDGGNILKAIVWKVTGNPYKGIQFASRVGQLFGWVAVISGLLPLILAGSFANIWNLLIGGFLLQNAGRSAQYARLQDSLIGLTAADAVDPNGPIVSEQLSLREFADQRILDRSHWRKFLVTNAMGQLIGTIAVEDLATIPSTLWLERTVSELVQPIEPSTMVDRDRPLGDVINLLEERQLTAVPVVQTNGVLVGLLEKTAIIKLLDWQQRDRVGALC
- a CDS encoding ATP-binding protein, coding for MEFWDDLMDDSSGQQTIKELEKANRILQKKLQQMERTLLQLEGANARKESMLEQVIAELKESEERFRLVVEQTRQLIYDYDAASEQIRWEGAIQEITGFSPLEFKKINVSTWLDQIHPNDRTIAAQVFEQARHQGEHYHVEYRFRRADDSYIPLEDYGVCLSQGNSYRLVGAINDISELKQAQAQLVQQEKMSSLGQLVAGIAHEINNPVSFIYGNLNPARNYIQDLLRLIHLYEEHHPNPDPAIQAEMVAIDLDFLKTDLPRLLASMEMGATRIKDIVLSLRTFSRLDEADFKSVNIHEGLDSTLVILDHRLKAQPDRDAIQVIKSYGNLPKIACYPGQLNQVFMNILVNAIDALEELNPPQPIIHIRTVQVCDRQIAVHIADNGPGIPDTIQKSLFDPFFTTKTVGKGTGLGLAIARQIVEEKHGGTISVTSKVGEGTEFRLTLPLL